The DNA region TTGTCTGTGCAAGCACCGCCTTTTCTAGTGGAGGCACTGTAGCTTCTATATGCTGCAGCCTGATCTTCAACTGATTGCTTCTTGAAGCTGTAGCCATAACTTCCTCCTGTATGCCTTGAAATATCTCTGCTGCAGACCTGAATCAAGAGAAAGGAAAGCAAAACCTTTAAACAAAAGTTTCTTCCTTTCTGCAGCTTATGTGGCTTCTTCATGAATTCTAAGATGACCCTTTTGAACAAAGACCTCATAAGCCAACATTAAGAGCCACCACATGAGTTTAGTTGTTCACAGAGTTTCATTCAAGAGAGAAGGcagatgaaaaataaaataaaaagaaagctactttctttctttttgggtGAATCCTAAATCACAAACTTCAATAAAAAGTCTATAAAGGCAGTTACTTTCATGCAAAAAAGTGATGATTCTCTTCTTGTCTTAACTTCACCATTAGCTCAAAGAATCATTCAACAGTAAATaccaaaaggaagaaaaaaacagagattgAGGTCAATAATACATACTCAGCGAGATCACCAAGCTGACGCAAGACACCGATAAGACCAGAGACTGCAACGCCGTTGAGAATCGCCTCAGGGTCTTCACGATCGACATTTCCATAGAACTCGGCTTGTTGACTCGTACCGTACACATTCCTTACCCCAACCCTATAAAGCGACATTCTTTCTTTCTCCTCTCTAAATCAATCAAAGAATAAAAACCCCAGTCTTTGTTGTAGACTGAGAAAGATTATTTGGTCTAAAGCATCAACAAAGCTCTCTCTGAATCAAACAAATGGGTTTggaggaaagagagagatttgTTTATGAGTTTCTGGTGGGTGAGAGGTTGCAGCAGCAGCTTCACTTGCACATTAGAGAGGGAAGTTTtggagacagagagagagagggggagacaGACATTGCCAAGACAGCAAGCCATTCCCTTTACATTCCAATGTAGTTGCTGCACTTTGGTCTTTGCTAAGAAAAGACGGAACTACCCTCCGGTTTTGCGTGTTAATTACGAGGCATGactttctttttgttaattgattgaattgttttttttagttattcaaaGTAAAGTTATTGGTTGGCACGATTTATGAGAACCAGAGGAATGCCATGTGGCTTTACCAACATCTTATTCTGGATTCGATCTTTTAACAATGATTAATGTTCGATTTGTAGTAAAACTCTTAATCGGTTTAAAGCCTCTGATAACTCAGTCTTTGGTGTGAGAACCGTTACTttatcatctttttttcttacaaaaaaatgtattactGCAGTAGGAAGGAAAAAAGTTAATTATGCTTTATGATACTAGAATTTATAAGCTTGAAGTGTGTCACTGTCAAAATAAATGTTTGCGTCAAAATTTGTAGTTGTTTAGATGAGAATTTTGTATTCTTGTGAataaatggagttgctgagttGGTTACATGTCTAGAGGAAATATCCAACCAGTGAGATGCACATacacaaatattacatatttgtaataaaacataatataattatcaatAGTACATGAAAATTCTCCATTTGTTGTGTATTGTATGACcaatgcaaaatattttttttaatcgtCCAAGTATTATATATGTAGTCTTTAGCTAAATTTTAACTTTGTCAACCAtggaaattctttttttttaagtgatgaGATCCATGAATTAGTTAAGTAATTAATAACACAAATACAATTTGTTCAGAAATTTAAACTGATagtaaatagaaaacaaaattaaaggatgaatacaaatttataaCTTTCAACTGATAAGTCTTAAATTAATTGAAAacttataaagtaaataaataaataagatgaTTCAAACGAGTAAATAATcaaatgaaattttgaataaatcatTTCTCAAATAACTGCATATTCTTAGCTTGCAAAAAAATGTAGGGGTTTGGTTGATATTTATAGCCTAGTGTAGCTTATGTATTAAGATGATTTTGGAAATGATCATAACTTCTTATTCAAACCTCATAAACGAGTTCTTCTTAatggaaaactagattttgacccgcgcttttgaagcgcgggatattttacgatgaaaaatttcactaataatctaacaaatattttggttatttttaaagagtgtgtatttaaaatatttttgaatttaaatcagtatttttaaattcaacccgattgtgattataccggttaatccggagatctgacaattcaatttatgtttttaaaatattcatattaaaaatcactaaaacccgagactaaccgattgaactgatggatgaccgatatgtaatctaattggatttaaattgcaatagtttcataatttgtaaccttataatcgaaattttaaagttcactattttgcaatttatgaaattatgacgttcctacaaaattttaaagagaaaatgatagatataaaataactaagattaattattatattatttggaaacattaatagtagtataaaaaatatattgtttggaaacattgatagtagtataaagaaataagtatattgtttggaaacatggatagtagtataaagaaaggaacattaatgacttaatgtatgtttaactataaagtataaaggtgtatttaatttaaaaacttacaaaataaatgttaggtccaacagaatgtttctgttttaataagatagatttaacACAACcataattcataaatatatcATGGTCCaaagattttttcaaaaaatataagataagCTAAAAGAAATTGTTCTTGGAGAGAATATAGAAAATTGTTAATCACAATATCTTagacatattaaaataaaaaagttttaagaatcgtgattatattttttacaagGTAAAGTATACAACAGTTTCTTATTCAAAACTacacataattttataatttggaCAATATTTCATATAACCGAGAGAGTTATAAAGGGTGCAGTGTTGATTTTCGAAGTCGAAGGCTTACTTTGTAATAACATAAAACTGGTGGGTTTGAAGttagaaataaattattgttTACTCTTCTTGAGAAGCGTTTTGACCATTGACCTTTGACCTTTGACCTTTGACATTGGTTCGGCGAGGCATATCGTCGAACATCTCATCTGTAACTGATTCCTCAGTCCAATCTCTTCCCTTTCACTTCACTCGATTCAGACATCCTCCGTTATACCATTCGACAATGTTTCGGAGTCTCAACGGACTCTTCAAACTCCCTCCTCGTAACCATGCCCTCGTAAAGCTTCtctcttgtgtgttttgttcTGTTCTTATTAGATTCAAAAGGATGCAAAAttcaattgttttttattaatctCTGTGGTGATTTACTTTTTTGCAGATACACTTTCGTCTCTTTTCATCTTCCGTAACCACTCCATATCTATTACTCGGCACTACGTTAAAGACCAATCATCCGGACGGTAGTGACGTCAGAGATGTCCTCTTGTTTGATCCGACAAAAGAAGAGATGCTCACAGTTCCCGACATAACATTCCCCGAAGATCTCGCTGGCTCGAGACAGATAGGAAGCGCACGTGGATGGGGAATATTCTCTAACGACAATGACCGTACCCTATGTATCAGCGACATTTACACTTCCTTGGGTCCCAAGTCAACCCTCTCAACGATCCCTCTGCCTTCGCTCGTCGCAGTGCATTCTAACCAAACGAACGCCGTCTGGAACGTGGCGATGTCGTCTTCTCCTAGCGAGCAAGACTGTGTTGTGGCCGTAAAGCTGTTGGATAGGCAGCTTAGTCTGTGTAGACCGCATAGTGACATGCGTTGGACTAACGTCGGGGAGATTTTGGCAGAGAATAACTTGCAGAAGCTGGAGAACTCGAGTCTGATGTATTCCAGGAGAGAGCGTAGATTCTACCTGCCTGGTCCCGGAGGCAACTCGTTGTACTCGTGGGATCTTCATTTTAAGAAGAACAGACTCCCTAGCTTCCATGAGTTGATGTTCAGAGACCTTCCTGAGCTGGATGATTCCGAGTGGAAGCTTTTGGGTTGGTGTTGCAGGACGGAACACCTTGTTGAGTTAGCCTCCACTGACGAACGTTTTCTTGTCAAATGGTATATAATAGTCAAAAGACGGCAAACCGATCATaaccaaaacatttttttataattattatagtgCCGCATGATTAGCGTCTAGCGATTTCTTGAATAGTAATGTATTATATAGTATacagtgacaaaaaaatatattatatataatatatacattctAGTTACTATAatgttttcataaatatttttagtgtctTATATTGTTGCTTTGTGTGCACGCAGGTACGCACAGCGCTTCTTCTCGTCGAGTCATGAAGGAAGTAACTACACGACGAGGAGGTTCATGGTGTTTAGAGAGAATAAGATGACGGAAGGAAGATACATGCATTACACCGAGGACATTGGAGATGTGTGCATATTTATTTCAATGAGCGAGGCTTTCTGCGTCGAGGCTAGTTCTTGTTCCGGTCTGAAGCCTAACTCCATATACTTTATAGGTCATGGGTTTGGTATTTACAATATAGCTGATACAACAATACATCATTTTCAAGCTCCTGAAGGTGCACCGACTTCTTTCAAAGACCCTTACTGGCTTCCTCCATCTCGTATATAGTGAGGCCCATACCAACATTGGTGTCCAAATACAAGGTTATATCTATGATCTCACATGTGTGTGTCTATCTCTGTTATATCAATATTAAGCTTAtatctttcctttttaataatgaAAAGGAGCAAAATAATGTATGATGAGTTGGGTGTGCATATTGTCTACTTTTGTTGTCGTCTCAACGAATTCGTGCAATCAAATACATAAATCTGTAAACATTATATCAGCTCAAAAAGAAAGCTAAAAGAGTTTCACCAAACACTAAAATGTGTAGGAAAAGGGAGAAAGAAAGTAGAATGAGAAAGGAGGGGTCCATGACTCAAATCACTTTCAAAAGGAAAGCAAACCCACATGATCTTGTTTCTGGatatatattgaattttgaAAACCCGCTTCTCGACGTTATCCTTTCGTTTTCTGTTTGTTATTTTTAGCCATGTTACTTTTCATTTTATAGCGCATGTCTTAATACTTTGaactaattcaaaaaaaaagttgtgaaaTGAATCCACAGTTAATTAAGGTTTGTTGTCTTCTCAGTAAATGAGCGTTTGGAGTTAATTCGAAGTAAAACCTTGACCTTCTCAGAGCATATTCTATATATTTACTTGAACCaacatttattttaagatatcaAAATACAactaataagaagaagaaaaaaaaaaggcagtAGGATCTGAAATTCAACTGCATgcatatatcatatataattcATTGGAATTGTTTCGAACTAATGTCATCAAACTGTCGTTTATTTCTTATTGAATTGACTTTGGTGGCACGCAAGgacatcaaaaagaaaaaaagtcacaccaaaaaaaagacaataggAAAAACACAAATTGCAAAGATATAAGTTGGTTCTGATAGTTGTTATGTGGGTTTGGAACCGAACTggtattttttaaaagaaaacacgGTTCCAAATTGTGTATAATAACAACTATAACACGAACATTTTTActatataactagatttttaagggcgggtacattcttttattttaaatttaatttttttatattttttttttctttttgattatatttgtatttttgtaatcatatttgtgtatatatttagatcaaaatatattgtaatttaaaaattgatctggtatacgCACGGTTAAGGCTGAGTTGCGGGTCGAACTTACCCCGCTGACCTGCCAACCTGCGGATTttcaactttgttttggttaaaaatatgacccacacaacctgcaaacaaataatattgtacatgCATCTGCCcgcttaattttgcggttatccgtgggttatatacatattttaaaaatcattatttaatttaattactataaaagtatatttataataaaaaattatacatgacttaaattttaaattattatttttaaatacatgtatttaaaaaaatgtattacttttttaatttttattttttaaataatttgcggGTCGATgggtagccgcgatccaaaatccaccaactCATACTAAGCCCGCATAAAAAACTCATAACCCGTATCcgcaaatcaatttttcaaatagttggacgAAAACAATTAGTTAGTGAAATGATTCAACAATTTTTTAAGTAAATTTTTTGGTAGTGAttcctttttaatattgtaaatgaggtataatgttattttaaattaattccaCATCATCATTCgatacaaaaaattatataaacattagtAATAGAAACAGTGGTTTGTACAAATCTTTCTTACgaacatatttaaaatgttagaagTCAACGGTTTAGATTATAGTAACATTTAAAGTCAATAATAGTAATAgactttatttaaatgaaatagattagttataagattttgttatatGTAATAGATTGGACTAAAAAATGAAAGGGTCCAAAACAACTTGTATAAGTCGACTTTTTAAGACTGCTTCccttttaatattatagatattatttctaaaatttgagTTGCAATCTaatattgttattaaaatatttaattataacgACAAAGCTTATTAGGGGGTTGGCAtgaatcagattttttttttctgaaactgaTCAGATATGAGTCTAAGAATATGATAAGATGACGCATAATTAGTCTGCGACTACTCAGGGAGAAACTGCTTGCTTAGTGTCTTGCATGGTATCTTAAATCAAGACTTAACTTGATGAAATAGTGGAAAGTGCAATATGTTGTGATAATAGTGGAGACCAAATGATGCTATAACATGTGTCTACTACCCTTAAGCACTCAGCCTAGATGATGAACCACATTGTGCATTTTACAACTGAATTTATTATAAGATAACacaaaaactaaagaaaagaagaagaagaataaataaTTGAAAGCTTTATAGCGAGGAAGAGGGGTCCCCTCAAATGTAGTAGACGATGGATCCAAAAGGTAAAGTACATTCACATCAATCGTTGGGTGCAATTATTCATTCCATCTATTTGAAATCGTCTCATCACCatctagaaaaagaaaaagaatttctttatatttctaTACTTAAATAAATGTTCTTTCACCCCTTTTCCCTTCATTTGTTTGTTATATTATGGTTTTATTCAAATGATTATACATCTTCGTATGGTTTATGTTCTATTTCAAACGAATGTTTTTAAAGGAATATATACCAAGGTTTTCAAATTTTActtttgatattatattttgtacttTAAAGACAATATAGTAATATACACATCTCCCATCTCAATCAAAAAGACAAAACCCCACTTAGTTATCTCATGATTATTTTATACGGATGACTATTCTTAGTTCCCTCAACACTGTTTTGGTGCAATGTTGGTATGCATATAGAAAATGAACATTGGCATctaatgaaaatttcaaaacctTCCATAAGCTTATAGGTAAATGCTAGTTGAGGGAATATTAAAAGCGGAGAAAAGccaaaataattacaaaataatgaaatgCTATTCAACGTATATTCCCTACACCCAGCCGCTGAAAAACAGCAGAAAAAGAGCAACTAACAGAaaccataaaactatatataatacaCACTAAACACATAGATACATTTATACAACATTAAAACACACCATAAGGCGACGCCCGATTAAAAACGCACTAATGAAACATGACTATAAATAATAACACACatggtcttaaaatcctcaaaAAGAGTACCAAAAACGAAAGAAAATACAATTCAAGCTTCTCTCTTCAAATCACTTGTCTCACGTCTCTCTTTTCATTATTTCTCCATTTTCATCTCTATTTAACTCTCATGATTTACACAAGAACTAAAGTcttttaaactatatatttttttcattaaaagcAAAAAGAGGATGAAGGAGACAATCAGATGTTGCATCGCCTGCATCCTACCGTGTGGAGCTCTTGACGTGATCCGCATCGTACACTCAAACGGTCAAGTGGAGGAGATCAGTGGAACAATCACAGCCGGCGAAGTAATGAAGGCACACCCGAAGCACGTACTCAAGAAACCCTCTTCTTCACCGTCTGATCATGATCAAGAACGTGGTGATCTAATCTCAGCCACAAAGATCGTCATCGTCCCTCCGGAAGCTGAGCTCCAACGTGGCAAGATTTACTTCCTCATGCCTGCAGCTAAATCCGATAAACGTAATGCAAAAGCCGTCAAGAAGCGGTCACAGACTCGTCGGCATGGTGGAGAAGTTGATGATAATGGTAATGATAAAAGTTACGACAAGGATGTGTCACCGTTGATCTCTGATCGGTACTTGACGGAGATACTGTCGGAAAAAATCGCGACTCAGAAAGATCGGAGAAAGGGACGCGTTGGCGTTTGGAGGCCGCACTTAGAAAGCATAAATGAAGATTGAGGAAAACGCATcgcttttatttaattacaagAGTCTTCACTCGTTTTTTGTGTGCTTATTATGTATTTTAGAACATTGGTTCATAATAGTTTTTTCATCAAGGGAAAATATCCAAGAGAACGTTTTGTTTACTTTGGATCAAATTTCttgaaaacaaatcaaaatactTACTTGGTTACTCCTCATTTTAATAGAGGATCTAGTAGAACTTAAAGCAATATATCATCATCAAATGTCTCTCATAGAGTTTCTAAAGACATTATGtaatattttggatatattttttttttcaagtatATTCAAAAGTTCAATAAATAGACATTTTTATTAGTAAACTAACGAATAAATATGTAGccaatgaacaaaaaataagatCTTAATCTACTAAACAAGCTGCTAAAACGTATATAGACTAAGCATCACTACTTCGATTAGAAAACACCAACGACAAAGTTTAGAAATACATATACAAATGAAACCTACACTAACACCACAAAGTGATGTATGGCCAACCCAAAGGACTTAAAAACAGCGTTCTCTTGGATTCGAATAGTTCTTAGGAAAGACTTTTAAGTACTCATTGGATCTGCTATCATCGAAGTTTCAAACCGAATAATGATTGTTTTAGGAGACTTTATCATTTTGAGTCCAATGTTTCAACTTTTTTTGTGTGCTCATCTTACTTTTCTTCGTGTTTTCCTCATATTTACAATCCT from Raphanus sativus cultivar WK10039 chromosome 8, ASM80110v3, whole genome shotgun sequence includes:
- the LOC108819800 gene encoding uncharacterized protein LOC108819800, which produces MFRSLNGLFKLPPRNHALIHFRLFSSSVTTPYLLLGTTLKTNHPDGSDVRDVLLFDPTKEEMLTVPDITFPEDLAGSRQIGSARGWGIFSNDNDRTLCISDIYTSLGPKSTLSTIPLPSLVAVHSNQTNAVWNVAMSSSPSEQDCVVAVKLLDRQLSLCRPHSDMRWTNVGEILAENNLQKLENSSLMYSRRERRFYLPGPGGNSLYSWDLHFKKNRLPSFHELMFRDLPELDDSEWKLLGWCCRTEHLVELASTDERFLVKWYAQRFFSSSHEGSNYTTRRFMVFRENKMTEGRYMHYTEDIGDVCIFISMSEAFCVEASSCSGLKPNSIYFIGHGFGIYNIADTTIHHFQAPEGAPTSFKDPYWLPPSRI
- the LOC108821887 gene encoding uncharacterized protein LOC108821887 — translated: MKETIRCCIACILPCGALDVIRIVHSNGQVEEISGTITAGEVMKAHPKHVLKKPSSSPSDHDQERGDLISATKIVIVPPEAELQRGKIYFLMPAAKSDKRNAKAVKKRSQTRRHGGEVDDNGNDKSYDKDVSPLISDRYLTEILSEKIATQKDRRKGRVGVWRPHLESINED